The genomic stretch cggctcgattacatCCCTAGACTGGACCAGCTGGTTCGATCGGTTGAACTGCGAACCGATCATGCCTTCGGTTCGATTTAATTAAAAATTCAAAGAATTAATTGAACCGGTCAAAACTAGTAAAAACAGGGAGGTTCAACCGATTttattaagtatttattttttaaaataaatattttagttttattcaaaatgtttaatactaaaatgaataaaaaattattaaacctttaAACCGAAATCGAACCGATTGAACCGTAAATCGAAAGATTTTTCGTTTCACTCCTCGATCCGGGTTTAAAAACATTGCATACAACTGAACCAATAAAAATACTCGATTCCCCTAGTACCTTTACATTTGGAGAATATTACACTGACATAATTGATAATTAATACAACCAGAAGAAACGAGACTAAACAAGGATTTATTCAATTATGGGAAGATAATTAATAGAAGTCCCAGGCTGCAGAAGACCACACACAAAACATCAAAGCGACAAATATTGATCACTCGTGCGATATCAACAAGCTGCTGCTGCGGAATATTTAGTGCTTTGGAACCCACACAATGTGATCCCCGGGAAGGAAATGGCAGATTGGAACAGTTCCAGGCTTCACCTTGAGCAGTTGAAAAGCCAAATGCCTGGGGTCCCATGAAGACGTGTCCTTGTGACAAACAACCACAGCCTTGACTTTTGCTCCATCAGAACCAACCAAGTTAACCATATAAGCATCGATGTTCTGGAAGCTGTGGCAGTAAAAAACTGCGTAGACATAGTTTTGCTTGTGACATGCAACCAATTCATCATCAACGATTGCTTTATCATTGTTCAGCTTGGAAACATCCACAATACcatatttttggatttttcCTGCATTTTTTGGTGcttcatttgaaaatgctagAACATTTTTGCCGAGCTTTGAAGTAGTGAAATCGACCATCGACTCGAGAGATGTCGCACAGTACTTATCTTCCCCTTCAATTGCAGGCTCCTCGCATTCTGCTATGGTTTTCTTGATAGCTTCGGCTTGTGCTGAATGTGGGTTCActgagaatttattcaaaatttcagGAACAGATTTGGATGAGAAGGGAGTGGAATCGGCCACCTGGCGGGGTAAGAAGGCCGGAGTATCATTCACTGATTCAATAAACTGCATATTCACGCTTGAGCCGCGATGGAGGTCCTTTTTCAAGAAGAAAGCTGTTACTTTTTGGTGATAATGGAGTTGGTCTTCGGTAGGACTATAATGCgcaatgtatttatatattttcaaCGGCGATATGTCTGGTCTTACGCTGAAACTGCCAACTCCCGGGGGCTTTCCTGTAGTTAATTGATGAGCAACAAGGTGAAATACCAAATATTTGAGGGACCAAATTTAACATATTTAAACTAATAATATGCAACATAGAAAAGTTTCACAGTTTTGTGGGGTAAGAGTTTAAATTTATAGAAAATATATCTAAATTTTTTTACAGCTTAGACCCTCTTGCTGAACCTCTAATTGTAGCGAGTATTGGGAACGGTTGTGAGTTGTGACACTTTCTTTGGGTTTCATAACTGGGATTCTGCTGGACCACTATATTTGTATGATCTTGTGAACTAAATGTAGTGTACATGATTATGTAAAATTCAAGATATTTTACTCATTTTGTCGGTAAAAGCTTTTACACAGTGCATGAATatgaaataattataaaacaTTTAACCAAATCCCTTTTTTtagggcaaattccactttatctCCCTGTAGTTTAACATTTTCACATAACCCTcttatggtttggattaaaatattaaagtgacgGGAATGATCATTCTCAacggagtcacctaaaatgttAAAAATActcttatgtaaagttgaaaattatttattaaccaggggggttatgtgtatattttaaaaaccaTATGaaggttatatggtaaaatattaaaCCGTAAGGGGGTTacatggtaaaatataaaaatcattcGGGGTtcatgtgtcatgtatttataagggtaattttgacatttttagattccgttacgaatgactatttacgtcactttgacactttaattcaaaccatGAGAGAGTTATGTATACATTTTAAAACCATAGGAgggttatataaaaaaaaacgcTAAACCATAGGAgagtaaaatgtaatttgccctttctttataattaaataTTAGATTTTTCTAACAAATACCTAATCAGCACTCCATTTattatactaacaattattatacTCTTTTACATTTAAACCCATCCCTACActtaactttattttttaaaaaagttaagAGATTAACTCAATCTTAATGAATGTCCACTCTCGTTGGACAAACCCTTAACTCTTTTACCCATTTCATTATTGGTCCTTGAATGGGACAATTGAAATATAAAGACCAGATTTATTGTGTTTGTGAGcataattttgtgatttttttttggttttcccTTTAGTGAAACTAGAAATTTGTGGTgtaaattttctcaaaattctttaGCTTTTGAAATTGGTTTAGTGTCTATTAAAACCCTTGAAATCTAGGGGAAACAAACAGGAAATTGGGCGAGCAATAGAAGAAGCGGAATAAATAATAAAGATTGGAAAGGAGCAGTTCTCGGACAAACCATTGCGTACGATATCTCTGACAGCTTTGGGCATCGGACTGTTTGGAAGCTTGGATTTCCAATAAACTTCGAGATCTGCATGCTTTGCTACAACTCCTGTCTGGTATAAATTTCACGATACCCAAAAAGAATATATTAGCAATTAAGTTTCCAGGCTGCCCAAAATGCAAGCAAATTATCACGAAGTTAAAAATTAAGATAGCCTGTAActttgaaatatatatatatatacacactcACAGAAACAAGTGTGAGAAAGTAGAGGAGCTTGAGCAAGTCCATAATACTTATGCCACAGTAGAATTCGGCTATGTAAGGCTGAGTGAAGAGATACTAAAACCAAAATGTTGATGTGAGATAGCTCAAGAACCTTGGCAGCAGTATTTATACAAGTGCAAGAGCCACAGTGGCTTGCTAAATATTTGAGAGGGGAAAAGTTTTGACATGATTAATGCTGCACAGTTGAGCAttaagggtctgtttgtttcgattgaaaaaattttttagaaaatgtTTCCTCAATTTGTGCTTTTTAGCTCATTTTAAACCCCAGAAAACGATATCTCTTGGTAAAATGTTTTGCATGAGTGTGCGTAAATAATTCCAGTTACAAATTTACTGAAGTTATTTTCCACCCTCGTATCTCGTCTCTTTTGGCTTTAGTTACCTTTATCAACACAAGAAGTCAAAGGCTTATTGGAAATTGTACAGTGGCCTGATTCACCAACATCAGTCGGCAATTCTGTATACCAATAACAATGTCCAGCCTTTGCTTTGGAAATTTCAATCCACGATGAAATCTTTTAGatctttaaaagaattttgacAGTAAAATATTCTTGCGAGTCTTGACTTTATTGCATTATCATCCTCAATTTCTTGTGGCAGATAATGGCTAATTTCGAAAACTAAATATTGATCATTCACGTGGCTATTGCTTTATTCTCTTCTTGGTCGGAGAACAATAGCGCTGAGTGGTGTAGGTGGTGGAGGACTGGACAGGAGTGGTTGATATGGTGACGAACTGAATTAATTATTCATCAGGACGGGTATTTTCTAGAAGTAACCAAACATATGAAAATTAGaagtaaaagaagaaaattttttccaaaagaTGACTTCCAATGAAATTAGTTTCCCAGAGAAAATAATTTATATGGTACCGAATAGACCCTTAGTCACTGTACCTTTCAATTTTTATGATATGCAACAATGGAGTATTTTCATAATAGTCATCATCTTGCCTACATCAGTTGAAAAGCTTTGCTGATATGATCTCATAAATGAATGATTGGCACAAGATATTATGCAACATTCTAAAAAgttgattaaaattttttttttttatttctaacTTTTTTTTCTATGCCAAGTTTAACCAAACAGAGCATAAGTGCATCCACATAATATGGGACCTGTTTGGCACCTAGGTTTTTAAAGTAGTTTTTCttctacaaattttttaaaaattttagataTATAGGAACCttaaaaaacttttcaaagtttttaaaatatagcTCAAAATAACTAAACAcagacaaaaaaattttttcccttcttttctttctttttcttcctctctaCACCTAAACCCATCACCATCTCTGCCATTGGCCCGTGCTGACAGGCACCTTCATCACCACTAGGGCCTCtatctctctccctctctccttctttcctttctctctatCTCACTCCCTTTGCCTCCTCTCTTCTCCTCCTTTCCCCTACCATCCCCTCTTCTCCCTCCCCTTCACCAAACCCTCCCATCGCCTTCCTCGACTGGTCACATGACCAGCAGCGAAGGAGGAGGGGCTCGATGAAGGGAGAGGGGGTGGCAGGGGAAGGAagggaaggaggaggaggaaagagGGAGAAAGAAAGGGAAGGAGATCGAGagaggaagaaggagaagagagagaaaaaaaaaaggaggtagGGATGGAGTTGGATGGTGCGAACGGTGGAGGGAGTGGAGTGGTGGTAGTAGTTGACAGTGGAGGGAGTAGAGTGGTGGTAGTAGTGGGGAGGAAGGGAGGAGGGAGAatttgtggggggggggggggagaaaaggaaaagaaaaataaaaaaaagaaagttttttttttttttacacattTCTTAAATACCTAACTATACAAAagttttttcacaaattttacagTAAGTTACAACAAAATTTTATACAGACAACCAAAAAACTCACCATTTAAATGGGGTTTGGATAATCAGATAACCCTTCTTCTCATATTAGGGTCACAAAGTTCAAGTTATTTCCATGATTTCAATGTGTTTCTCTTGGATTCTATCTCTCACATATATTAATTGCTCCGTTGGTTTTGTACTTGATGTTCATTTGAGGTATAAGTTGGGCGAATAAAAAGTATAATTAGAAGGTGAATATAGGAACAGATATCTGTTACAAGGTTGCAGAAACCCTCAGAAGGACCCTGCAGATGATtatcttgcaaaaaaaaaagtagcccCTAGGGGATATCTCTTATAATTTCAAGATGTGATGATAAGGTTAGACCAATGGGCATTAGCACACTGATCATTTGGACTTATGTTGGGAGCATTATTTAAGGTTTCTATCAATTGATTATGATACGTGAAGACTAGACACTTCAAATCATAAGAGCAACGGTTAATTCcaattttcacttttcatcTATATTTGTATTTTCACtttaatttctaaattttaaagTGGAATACTTTGttccttaaaaaataaaatttgtgtGCTTAAGTAAAATGGTTGACGGAAATAGGACACATTTTATATTTAAGTGAGATACATATGTTTTAAGAACTAAAGTAGAACAAATTTTATTCATATGTAGGatatttcttttatatatatatatatatatatatatatatatatatatacacatatacatatagAACTAAAGTGTGGCAAATTTCACTTAAATTCAAtagattttatattttagatATAAAAGTGTCTCATTTTCAAGTTTAGGTACCAAACTAGGGATTCAACTATAGTTAAACGGTGCAACATAGAATTAACTCCAAGAGGAATTTTTAGGCATCAGGAAAGAGGAATCTTTTATAAATCAGTCCCCTCCTTTTTGGTGGCTTTAATTGGCCCATAATGCATTTAACATCATCATCGCTAATACGGACGAATGGTGGCGGCCGGGGTTGGCATTTGGTGGGATAGTTGATAGTGCCACTGGCGTGCTTCAATTTGCCGCCGTGACGATGCCATCTCAGcctaaaagaaaaggaaatgaaaatagctaaaaaaaatatatagatgTCTAATGAGTAATAACAAATTGTATTGCTGACGAGACCTTGGTCTAATAATTAAGTTGAGAtcctcctttttctttcctATTTCTTAGATCCCATTCATCTCCGGCTAAaatattttgaggaaaaagaaaaacaaattgtGTTCTTTGTGTAGTTGAGTTGAACAAAAAACTAAATAGCTTAGCTCGATATACTCGCAAAAAGAAGTGAGGAGACTTTTTGAAACTACGGAAAAATTATGTTGCAAAAatagactttttttttaatattttactGTTGAAAAGAAATttactttcttctttttcctctgttCTAGAGAAGGTAGTGTTAAATTAAACCAGCATGGCATCCAGTCAGTTTCAGCAATCAATAGCACTTAAATGGTCCCATGATTAGGCGTGTCAATTGAGAATTTTGAGCTAGACTTTGGTAAGCCCAAGCTCAactcacaataaaaataatgtgtgtttggatagcaattttttttttttatcaaatactATTTTACTTGCATAACAATTATAATTTTCAATCAACTTTGTATGTTCCTAATaacttttttatcttacatatatcacttcataaaaaaatgttatagtaattatttcaaataatttcctatccaaacacacgcatcataattttattaaaatttgcaCTAATGACAGAAGTAACATCATCAATCATACACCAACATTAAAGAACAGATCTAAGAAGTACGGAGACTACATATTTgaagaataaataaaaattaaaataaaataattgtaacTTCAAGAACATTTGTGCACGCTTCCAATCCAAATGAAGATGCTTTAATCTAGTGTCAGTTTTGCTGCAAGGTtgggaaaatgaaataaaatgttCAATTTGGAATGAAACACACATACAATTATCACTATGTAGATTCCATATTAACTTGGCCTAAAAACTTgcataagaaagaaaaagttttatataaaaaatggataCAGATGCTGAGGAGGCCTTGGTCTAATggttaaaattaaaatttcaaaaattagagATTTTAGGTTTAAATTCCGCTACCTCTCCCGCTTCTTAAGTTGCATCTCTCCCCTGACGATGAAAATGTTTTTGTAAAACAATGGATACAGGTAGAGGCCAGGTTCGGTCCAGAAGGTTGATATATGTGTTGTAGATTCATCCAAAAGTTTGGTATATTTTGTTGTAGGATCTACTTTGCAATTATCATACAACGTAAAATGGTACACATAATTTGTACATCAACCATCAATAATACTCATCGAGTACCTTTACGTTTGAGGAAATATTACACCGACATAATTGATACTACAACTGGCAGAGAAGAGACTAAACAAGGATTAACTTATTTATGGGCAGATAATCAGTCGCACTCCCAAGCCAAGTTGATATTGTCTACTTAGAGGGGGATTATAAGTTCAAATGGTTTTATATTTGATATTGTCTACTAGTTTAAAAAGGTTTAAGTCATAATTGAGTATTGTTGGACTGTCATACTAACAGCTTAGAACCAATTTGGACCCCTGAAGGGATATAAAATTTCTCTCTGAGTTGTAACTTGTAAGTCGAAGGTCTTGATACCTTTGAATTTAAAAAACTTAGTGTGTGCCACTACACCCTTCTAATCTAAACGGACCTTCCCTCTAGCCCCATATATAACAcaggtgtgtgtgtgtgtgtgttggggAGGGGGGGGGTGTAATATTTGTGTTGCCAATTATTAAAGAGCAAACAAAAACCTTACCAGCATTTTGGTCCTATTGGAGGGCCACATCTAATGTGAGATTGTCCTTTAGCATAGGTCCATATTACAATTTACAAGTATCCATGACTTGATGTCAAGAGGGTTGAATTAAAACTAATTTCTTGTACACCAaacaaattatcaaaaaaacCTCAGGGGAAACGCCATTAGATTAAAAttttataactaatttattATAATACCCCCGCCCCCTACCCCATTAGCCCCGCAGGCATCCGCCTCCATTGTCATCCTTAAGTGCCACTGGGTTATTATGGTAACATTTTAGCATTCCATTATATCAGGAATACGTGTCATGACAAGGTGCCACTACATCATTATTTTATGATACTTGCAAATGCCATCAATTTGAGTTTCGATACAACTTTAAATGCCACTATATTAAAACTTTCCTGTCACTTTGAAATGCCActaaaaaattaagaaaagtaaaaaaacaatttgaaattaaaaatcaaattaCCCTTATTGATCCTGGTAATTAATTACAACTCAGGAAAATGAAAGTTTCTCCATAAAAAGAAGTCACAACTAACTAATAAATCTAGTAAGAAATTATATGACAACAATCTATACAAATTTATACATTTTACAACCGAAACATGTCTAAAGACATTAATCTTTTAAGCTAATAACTTGAATAAGATCATGTCTTCTTTGCTTCATTAATTCTCTCAGATGCTATGTAATCTACATTTAAACAATGCAATGAATATTGTCTCTTCTCAAGGATTAGTAAGTAAAAATATTAACTCAAGATATTAGCAATAGTAGCTTTTatactctatttttttttttggtggtaaCAAAATGGTTGCAGCAAGTCACCCTATCATGGGCGAGATGAGGTACCTTGTGCTAACCGAGGGAGTGTTTTTAGATTGGTTGTGGAGGAGGGAGATGAACAATTCTATATATCAACAATAATGTCCAGCATTTGCTTTGGATGAGATCTTTTAAATCTTTAAAATAATTTTGGCAGCAAAATATTCTTGTGAGACTTGGTTTTTGCATCGTCATCTACAATTTCTTATTACTCTTTACTCGCCACGACAGCTATTTCCTAGAAGTAAGCAAACACaagaaaattagaaagaaaacaagaattatTTTTCCGGAAAATGACTTCCGATGAAATTGTTTTCTCAGATATAACTATTTACATTGTACCCAATAGATCCttagtgaaaagaaaaaaaactcttAGAAAATTAGTCTGATCAAAAGTTTGGGATACTTCTacgtgagaaaaaaaaaaaacctgtaCTGTTCAATTTTCGTGGTATGCACGACTGGAGTATCAACATATATAATAGTCAGCATCTTCCCCACGTCAGTGGAAAAATTTTTGCTGAGGCGATGGTGGCTTTTTGAGGACTACATAGTCCATGACCCCACTCATAAATGAATGATTGGCAGGTGATATCATGGGAGGTTCTAAAAATTtgattgaaatatatatattttcttatTTCCTACCTTTGTCTTTTAATCTGGGCCAAGTTTATGCAAACAGAGCCTAAGTCTGCCGACACAATATGTTTTCTGGATGATCAGATAACCCTTCTCATATTAGGGTCACAAAGGGTTAAGTTATTTCCAATGTGTTTCTCTTGGATTCCATAGCTCTCATATGTTAATTGCTCCATTGGTTGTGTACTTAATGCTCAATTGGGCTTGGAGTTGCGTGAATAAAAGCATAATTAGAAGGTGAATATATATAGGAACAGATATCTGTTACAAGTCTGCAGGAACCCTCAGAAAGGACCCTGAAAATGATtatcttgcaaaaaaaaaaagagtaacccccccccccccccaggGGATATCTCTTATCATTTCAAGATGTGGTGAATAGGTAATTAGAACAATGGGCATTAGCATACCCATTCGGACTCTTGCTGGGAGCATTGTTAGTTAAGGTGCCCTATGCTAATGGGTTAAGTTCTTTTCATGATTTGAATATCTTTCTCCTGAATTCTATAATACCTCGCATATATTGATTGCTCCATCAGTTTCGTACTTGATGTGCGTCTACATAAAAGTATAATTAGAATTAGGTTAATATAGCAAAGATTATATAAAATACTACTGTTTAAATCAGTTGTATTGTATGCACAAGAATTGCAATCTGTACTTCCAATATATGTGCGCTCCTAAGGATGAACTTCATCTTTTCCATATATGTGCGCTAATGTGATGTCCAGAGCACTAGATTTTGATTGCAGGAACCTTCAAAAATATCTCATAATTTCAAGGTATATATGACGAACAGGTCAGAACAATGGACATTAATCACAGCCATTCGAATTTTGTCGCTGACAACGCTTGATGCTTTCTTGAAATTGGCTATTGCGCCCTAGCTAGAGACGTAGACATTTCACATCACCTGtggaattttctttttgggCTCCAAGATGAATCTTGGAATAGGAAAGAGCAATCTCTTATCCATTGGTCCCATCCTTCTTAAATTATATGTGGTTTAAATTGATAGCAGATGGCCATAGGCATATACAATCgaaatgaaaataaattcaGCAAAGACATCATACGAGGCAATCAAAGTGTTGAGATGGAACTAGAGGACGGGTTAATTTTGCAGAATTTAGAAGGAAGATGGTTAGTTGGCGCTCACTAATATATAGTAACGCTGGATGAGCTGAAAGTCCTCAAAGTAGTGGGGAATTGAACAACCCATAGGATAAGGTTTATTATTCCCATTAACTTATTTTAATAGGCATTACTCAAATACAAAATATGGGTATCCTGTCTAGGGGTTTGAAACCcttttttcttaccaaacaccCCTGAGTAGCGCAGTACCGGGCTTAGGGTATCATTAGAGACTGGAGATACTGGAAAGAAGCATGGTGTCTGCTTCTAGTGTCCTAGCAGACTGAGCTGTTTGCTGGGGCTTAAATCTGGGTTGCAGCAGCTTGTTCCACAACTTTGTATTATGAACTTATAGATTGAACTTAAATCCGGATAGAAAGGTAGTGACGTTGTTTACTTGCCCATGGACTCTACATCATGAAGTTAGTCAGTTGCAGCTCATTAATTTTGCTGGGATATATCATTGCTAATAAACCTGCGGACTTGCTTTCTAATATTGGGTGTTCCAAAGGGCTGCCAAAGATTTATTCTTTTGAAGCAGAACTTCCACGTTTGGTTAGAGGAGTAGTTAGAGTTGATAGATTAGGCTTACCATCATCGTGTAAGAAatgctagttttttttttcttttaattttgttcttttAGTCAGTTACTCGTGTAATTTCTTGGAGGTAAGGTTCATATCCCCATCCTTATAATCTCTTTggttttattaataaaatttgagTCAAAATCCTATCCTCGTGTACGGGGTttgcattgaaaaaaaaaaaaagaattagacTTTTTGCTCATTGTAAACTTTATACACAATTGTTCAATTTAGACTCACGAATTGTCTCCTTTTATACACAATTGTTAAATTTATCTCTGTATCTTTATctatccaaaaagaaaaaaaaagtttaatgaGGACACTAAATTTCTCAAGTAATGAGCTTGACTCGGTTGCAAAAAGAATTGCATAGGATCATGATCACCTTTTAGTGTTTATTAGGTGTTGTTTTTTCTAGTCCGgcgttaatttttgttaaaaaaaaaataggcaaGCTTTTCTAGAAAAGAGTAATGACTTTCTTAAAGATCGAAGTTATCAGCAATTAAGTTTCCCTACTGCCCAAAATTACCACGAAGTTAAAAATTAAGATAGTGGAGGAGCTTGAGCAAGTCCATAATACTTATGCCACAATAGAATTCTGCTATGTAAGGCTGAGTGAAGAGAGTACTAAACCTAAAATGTTGTGGTGAGATAGATCAAGTACCTTAGCAGCAGTATTTACAGTGCAAGAGCCACCTTGGCTTTCTAACTATTTGAGAAGGGGAAAGTTTTGACATGGTTAAGACCGAATAGTTGAGCAATTTAGGGactgttttgaaaatttttcaaaaacgaAATATTTTCCTTAATTTGTGCTTTTTAGTTCATATTTAACCCCGAGAAAATGGTTTCTCTTGATAAAATTAAAACCTCTTGCATAGGTGTGTGTAAATAATTTCAGTTACAAACTTACCCAAGTTATTTTCCACCCTCGCATCTCATCCCCTGGGGCCTTAGTCACCTTTATCAACGTAAGAAGTCGAAGGCCTATAGGAAATTGTTCTGACGGGATTCACCAACAATATGAATCGGCAATGACAATGCTTTTGCTTGGGAAATCTCAATCCATGATGAGATCTTTTAGATCTTTAGATCTCAATAATTTTAGATCAATCATGTGGCTATTgcttttttctcttcttgatTGGAGAATGATTGTAGGGGTGGAATAGGTGGAGGGTGCTGGGGGAGGAGCGGTTGATATGGCGACAAACTGAATTAATTAGTCATCAGGACAGGTATTTTTCAGAAGTAACCAAACACATGAAAATTTCAAAGATGACAAGAATTTTTTTCCTAGAAAATGacttccaatgaaatttttttcccaataaaaataatttatatagtACCAAATAGACCCTTACTTTCATCATCTTCATACATAATAGTCATAATATTGCTTACATTAGTCGAAAAAATTGTGCTGATGTGAAGGTGGCTTTTTGAGGATTAGCAAAAACTCGGGTCGACAAGATCTACAACCCCACTTAGGTTGAGTGAGACTCTTTTTGACGTGTCCTGAGTGTAGTTTATCTTTTTCTCCCGTAAATGTctattgttgaaaaaaaaaatttacaaccCCACTTGTAAACTGAATGACCCATAATGTGCCACGTTCTCTTTTCATTCTTAGCTTCTTTCTTCCTCGTAAAATCTATCAATGACAGGATGCTTCAAGGTTTTCCGGGTTAATGACAATTTATCCCTTTAAAATATATCTTGACTCTCACTTTATCCCTTAATCTTTATTTTCTGTCATTTCACCCCTAAGACACAAAAATACCCCTCTATTATGCTAagcttttatttttaaattttctactTCCTATAATCATTAAACTTTAACCTGTGATTTGGTTTTGACTACT from Coffea eugenioides isolate CCC68of chromosome 8, Ceug_1.0, whole genome shotgun sequence encodes the following:
- the LOC113779083 gene encoding BURP domain protein RD22-like, which encodes MDLLKLLYFLTLVSTGVVAKHADLEVYWKSKLPNSPMPKAVRDIVRNGKPPGVGSFSVRPDISPLKIYKYIAHYSPTEDQLHYHQKVTAFFLKKDLHRGSSVNMQFIESVNDTPAFLPRQVADSTPFSSKSVPEILNKFSVNPHSAQAEAIKKTIAECEEPAIEGEDKYCATSLESMVDFTTSKLGKNVLAFSNEAPKNAGKIQKYGIVDVSKLNNDKAIVDDELVACHKQNYVYAVFYCHSFQNIDAYMVNLVGSDGAKVKAVVVCHKDTSSWDPRHLAFQLLKVKPGTVPICHFLPGDHIVWVPKH